The following are encoded together in the Kwoniella europaea PYCC6329 chromosome 1, complete sequence genome:
- a CDS encoding Fe-S cluster assembly protein DRE2, with amino-acid sequence MTAINGFATASSSTTTSTQVVVGSMDRIEEYQNVLTQLKNQGGNVQGEMVDRILDNATTLPSPPLTLHLILPLPIPSNLLSSIPPSTQLFIHIPSTHTESDLTSLHSSLASKSFTPLLPTPSSSIIAYTSPSSFSLPTPTSVPAPFSVGAAGGARPLTLKRSGDKARKAALWAIDSPLLEDGGKSLLTPEDKQRPECIFPESDGKKVKRRRACKDCTCGLKELEDEEEAQTQNAIKEAQKSFFLEGDDDIPDILKTATIGVEGVWPTEKRAEAKKTSSCGSCYLGDAFRCSSCPYLGLPPFKPGEQVKLSIADDF; translated from the exons ATGACCGCTATCAACGGTTTTGCCactgcttcttcctctaccaccacttccactcaGGTCGTGGTAGGCTCCATGGACAGGATAGAGGAGTATCAGAATGTCTTGACCCAACTGAAGAATCAAGGTGGGAACGTACAGGGAGAGATGGTTGATCGTATTCTGGATAATG CTACTACCCTTCCTTCACCACCGCTTACCCTCCACCTTATACTCCCTCTACCAATCCCCTCCAACTTACTATCCTCCATCCCACCTTCGACCCAACTGTTCAtccacatcccatcaacccACACCGAATCTGACTTGACTTCCTTACACTCCTCTCTCGCTTCCAAATCCTTCACCCCATTATTACCcacaccttcatcgtccatcatcGCCTATACgtccccatcttcattctctcTACCAACCCCCACATCCGTTCCAGCTCCTTTCTCAGTAGGAGCAGCTGGAGGAGCCAGACCATTAACGTTAAAGCGATCAGGAGACAAAGCTCGTAAAGCTGCATTATGGGCCATAGATTCACCCCTATTAGAAGACGGTGGTAAATCACTGCTAACTCCCGAAGACAAACAGCGTCCGGAATGTATATTCCCAGAGAGCGATGGTAAAAAAGTCAAAAGGAGAAGAGCATGTAAAGATTGTACTTGTGGATTAAaggagttggaagatgaggaagaagctcaaaCTCAAAATGCAATTAAAGAAGCTCAAaaatccttcttcctcgaaggcgatgatgatatacctgatatACTCAAGACCGCTACGATAGGTGTAGAGGGTGTTTGGCCAACTGAGAAAAGAGCTGAAGCGAAGAAAACTAGTAGTTGTGGAAGTTGTTATTTGGGTGATGCGTTTAGGTGTTCGAGTTGTCCTTATCTTG GTCTGCCACCTTTTAAACCCGGTGAACAAGTCAAATTGTCCATCGCAGACGATTTCTAG
- a CDS encoding mannose-1-phosphate guanyltransferase codes for MSGYDVSYFEHSLGPTCRDGEGMTDAYGCWVDSLHQIEALVKAGVKDIVLAVNYRPEVMVSVLKKTEEEFGINIHFSVETEPLGTAGPLALAREILGKDDSPFFVLNSDVTCIYPFEAFRDFHIAHKCEGSIMVTKVAEPSAYGVVVTKPGSTVIDRFVEKPVEFVGNRINAGIYIFNPSVLDRIQLQPTSIEKEVFPAIAADQQLHSFDLPGFWMDVGQPKDYLSGTCLYLSHLTSTHSPLLTDPKQNKWVYGGNVLVDPSAEIDPTAVIGPNVVIGPDAKIGRGVRLQRCVILSNATVRDHAWIANSIIGWNSNVGRWTRVENITVLGDDVTIKDELYVNGASVLPHKSISSSITEPRIVMCKFHSFNFLIDRDLSRALD; via the exons ATGTCAGGCTATGATGTAAGCTACTTTGAACATTCCTTGGGTCCAACTTGTCGCgatggagaagggatgacTGACGCGTATGGGTGCTGGGTTGATAGTTTACATCAAATCGAAGCTCTTGTCAAG GCCGGCGTGAAAGATATCGTACTCGCAGTCAACTATCGACCCGAAGTGATGGTCTCAGTACTCAAGAagactgaagaagaattcgGTATCAATATTCATTTCTCAGTTGAAACTGAACCTTTAGGTACTG CTGGTCCTCTTGCTCTCGCTAGAGAGATTCTCGGTAAAGATGATTCacctttcttcgtcttgaACTCGGATGTTACTTGCATCTACCCATTCGAGGCcttcag AGACTTCCACATCGCCCATAAATGTGAAGGTTCAATCATGGTCACCAAAGTTGCCGAGCCGTCAGCGTACGGTGTGGTAGTCACCAAACCTGGATCAACTGTCATCGACCGATTCGTTGAGAAACCAGTCGAATTCGTTGGAAACAGAATTAACGCCGGTATCTATATCTTCAACCCAAGTGTTTTGGATAGAATTCAA CTCCAACCCACATCTATCGAAAAAGAGGTCTTCCCTGCTATCGCTGCCGATCAGCAATTGCATTCCTTCGACCTTCCCGGTTTCTGGATGGATGTCGGTCAACCAAAAGATTACTTGTCTG GAACATGTCTTTACCTTTCACACCTCACTTCCACTCATTCACCTCTGCTCACCGACCCCAAGCAAAACAAATGGGTATACGGAGGTAACGTCTTGGTAGATCCT TCCGCCGAAATTGATCCTACTGCTGTTATTGGACCCAATGTCGTGATTGGTCCAGATGCCAAGATCGGTCGAGGGGTGAGATTACAACGATGTGTCATCCTCTCAAACGCTACCGTGAGGGATCACGCTTGGATCGCAAACTCCATTATCGGTTGGAACTCTAATGTAGGACGATGG ACCCGAGTCGAAAACATCACTGTGCTTGGTGATGACGTTACTATCAAAGATGAACTTTACGTTAATGGTGCTTCAGTCTTACCCCACAAGAGT atctcatcatcaatcacagAACCTCGTATTGTCATGTGTAAGTTTCACAgtttcaacttcctcatcgatcGAGACTTATCCAGAGCACTCGACTGA